Genomic DNA from Candidatus Krumholzibacteriia bacterium:
GCTTGGTGAACTGGATCGACGCGCTTGCGATTCTCGGGCCTGCCGCCGAGCCCGGCTGGCGCGAACGCTTGCTCCGGAGCATCCACGTGCAGGCGCAATGGCTCTCCCGTTCCCTGGAGCGCCATCTCCTCGGCACCCATGTGCTCAAGGACGTCAAGGCTCTCCTGGTGACAGCGAGCCTGTTCGACGACGCTGCAGCTCGACGCTGGCGGCGCGAAGCAACGCCCCTGCTGCGCCGCGAGTTGCGCCACCACGTCGGCGCCGAGGGCGGCCACCTCGAGCCGAGCCTCATGTACCACTGCACGGCTCTCGAGGATGTCCTCGATCTCCTCAACTTCGCAGGCGCCCTCGACGTGGCGACAGCCGCCGAGGTCCAAAACGTGGCTTCACGCATGCTCGCCTTCGCCACCGCCACCGCGATGCCTTCGGGCGAGGTGCCTTTGCTCGGCGACGCCTGGATCGGCGGCGCGCCGAGTCCGGTCGAGCTGTCCGCCTATGCTGCCCGTCTAGGCCTGGAAGCTCCCATACCATTGCCTGGGCCGCTCCTCCTCAGCGAGGCGGGACTCCTGGTCTGGCGCGACGGTCGACTCGTGGCGCTGGCCGACGTGGGCGGCGTCGGGCCACCACACCTGAGCGGTCACGGCCACTGCGATTCGCTTTCCTTCGAGCTGTGGTGCGACGGCGCGCCGTTCGTCGTCGACTCCGGCACCTTCACTTACGAGCCAGGGACAGCTCGTCAAGCCTGCCGAACCACGGGCGCGCACAACACCATCCAGATCGACGGGAAGGAGCAGCACGAGATCTGGGCGGCGTTCCGTGTCGCCCGGCGCTCCGAGGTACGTGTCGTGTCCTCGACGAATTCGAGTCTCGCGGCCGAGCTCGTCCCATGGTTCGACAAGCGCCTGCGCGTGCAGCGACGGTTCGAATGGGAGGAAGGACTGCTCCGCATCGTCGATCGCGTCGAAGGCCCCGGGGCTCACCGAGTGGTCAGCCGCCTCCATTTGCACCCGGACTGCCAGGTGCAGACCACGGCGGAGGGTTGGATCCTGGTGCACGGCGATGCTCGAGTCGAGCTCTCCTGGCCGCGCGGAGCGCCCCTGCAGCCGCGACAAGAACCACAACTGCTGTCCCCTGAGTCCTCAGGGAGCCACTTCGCCGCCCGGGCAGGGGAGTTGCAGGCGAACGCGTTGCTGCAACACGTCTACGAAGGAACCCTACCCTTCACCTCCGTTTTGACCCTTCGCTGTCGCGACCCTCTCTGAACCGGGGGATGGAGAACAGTGAGCGGTCTGCATCGCATCGCCGTCCCGGGGTAGGGCCTGGGCAGGGATGGAGAACAGTGAGCGGTCTGCATCGAATCGCCGTCCCGGGGTAGGGCTTGGGCAGGGATGGAGAACAGTGAGCGGTCTGCATCGAACGCCGTCCCGAGGTAGGCCTGGGCGGAGATGGAGAACAGTGAGCGGTGCTTCGCATCGCCTTTCTCTTCGCATGGGGGCACGAGGAGATGCAAGAGGTGCAAGAAAGCTTCGTGCCAAGATGCAATTGCAGGAACCACAACACCTAGGGCGCGCAGAGGGTGTTGAGACCGTCGACAACGTTGACGGTGCGTGTCCACGATGTTGACGGGAGGGAGGCGAGCGGCCGTGAAGCCCGAGGGCATCGCCGCAAATCACGGAATCCTCACGAGTTCCGCTCCTCGGGAGACCCGGAGCGGATCAGGACTTGCGGGCGGGATTCAGGGCGGCCACGGAAACGGCGTTGACACTCGACGTGGAAGTCGAGGTCAGACGGCGGTGGTAGTCCATCTGGCCGAGGTGATAGCCGAGATGCGAGGCCAGGTGGGCGAGGAAGTCGGCGGTGTTCAGTGTGAACCCGCCCACCTTCTCGGGGAAGTCGGCGGCGAGACGCTGCGAATCGAGGTGGGGGAGAGTCGACTCGACCACGTCGCGAGCGGCCTGGATTCGCTGCAGGATCTCGGCCTTTGGCAAGTCCCGCTGGCTGAATTCCGCGGCTCGGTCACGCACGTAGGGGACGCCGCCCAGATGGAAGCCGACGTAGTGCCGCAAGTTCCCGCACAGGTGCAGCGCCAAGGTGCCACCCGAATTGGCGACGCCCGGGAACGCCTTCCATAGATCCTCGTCTCGCTCATAGGCCTCGACTTCGGTTCGGAGCGTGTCCAACTCGCGCAACAAGATCTGGCCGATGGAAGCCACGGGGATCGAAGTCAAGCTGTCCTCCCTTGGAGACGTACGAGGAGCTCGTTGCGCCCGGGCTCGGAGGTGGTGGGATGGGCGGAGCGGGTCATACGGAGCCTTCCGCGGGCCCACCGCGGCAACCCAGGTCAACGCGAATAGGTGCCGATCAATTCGGTCTGTCCGATCACGTGTCCCTCCATGGTGGCGAGCAACTTTTTCTTGTCCAGACCCGCTTCGAGAGGCAGGACCGCATCGAGAGCGTAGAGCTTGAAATAGTAGTGGTGCGTGCCGTGACCAGGGGGAGGTGCGGGGCCGCGGTAGCCGACGGTCCGCCAGGAATTGGTCCCTTGCACGGCTCCCGAGGGTTGCGACAGCGTGCGCGTGGTCGGGATGCCTTCGGCCAGTGCCGTCGTGCTCGCCGGGATCTTGTACACAATCCAATGAACCCACGGTGTAGCGCTGGGTGCGTCCGGGTCGTCGACGATGAGCGCCAACTCGCGACAGCTCGCCGGCGCTGAGGTCCAGGTCAGTGGCGGTGAGAGATCGACGCCATCGCCGCTGTGCCGCTGCGGGATGCGCCCCTGCGTTTCGAATGCGCTCGAACTCAAGCTCCAGTTTTGCATGACCGTCTCTCCGGCTTTCGGGACGAGGGCCGGGCGGCTCGACGCCGGCCCGGCACTCGGCACGGACTGGTTCCGTCGGCACCAGGGTAGCACCGGCGGGGCCCCGGGGGCGACCCGCTCAGCGGTGGAAGACCAGTTCACCGAAGCGAGGATGAAGCAGTCGAATGGATTCCACCGACTTGCCGTCGGCGGCGAGGAACTGTCCGGAGATGTTCTCGTCCAAGAAATCCGCGACGGTGAAGTGGTCGTTG
This window encodes:
- a CDS encoding heparinase II/III family protein; the protein is MPRCRTAPETDVLAGSFRFWGTERHLDLEAPWLAPDLGASWNYPLHYFDALPALADLAREDGPSLRTLCTFVGRWIEHHPPGKGIGWEPYPTALRLVNWIDALAILGPAAEPGWRERLLRSIHVQAQWLSRSLERHLLGTHVLKDVKALLVTASLFDDAAARRWRREATPLLRRELRHHVGAEGGHLEPSLMYHCTALEDVLDLLNFAGALDVATAAEVQNVASRMLAFATATAMPSGEVPLLGDAWIGGAPSPVELSAYAARLGLEAPIPLPGPLLLSEAGLLVWRDGRLVALADVGGVGPPHLSGHGHCDSLSFELWCDGAPFVVDSGTFTYEPGTARQACRTTGAHNTIQIDGKEQHEIWAAFRVARRSEVRVVSSTNSSLAAELVPWFDKRLRVQRRFEWEEGLLRIVDRVEGPGAHRVVSRLHLHPDCQVQTTAEGWILVHGDARVELSWPRGAPLQPRQEPQLLSPESSGSHFAARAGELQANALLQHVYEGTLPFTSVLTLRCRDPL
- a CDS encoding DinB family protein: MTSIPVASIGQILLRELDTLRTEVEAYERDEDLWKAFPGVANSGGTLALHLCGNLRHYVGFHLGGVPYVRDRAAEFSQRDLPKAEILQRIQAARDVVESTLPHLDSQRLAADFPEKVGGFTLNTADFLAHLASHLGYHLGQMDYHRRLTSTSTSSVNAVSVAALNPARKS
- a CDS encoding YbhB/YbcL family Raf kinase inhibitor-like protein, which translates into the protein MQNWSLSSSAFETQGRIPQRHSGDGVDLSPPLTWTSAPASCRELALIVDDPDAPSATPWVHWIVYKIPASTTALAEGIPTTRTLSQPSGAVQGTNSWRTVGYRGPAPPPGHGTHHYYFKLYALDAVLPLEAGLDKKKLLATMEGHVIGQTELIGTYSR